TCTTTTGTCTAAAAACAGTTAAACTGATCTCGTTTAAGAATTTTGAAATTATACCTTCGGAGAAATAAATGAAAACCGAATATACGATTTTCCAAATCGATGCATTTACAGATTCCTTATTCAAAGGAAATCCTGCAGCAGTTGTTCCCTGGGAAGGAGAATGGCTACCGGACCTAAAACTCATCGAGTTAGCATCGGAGAATAATTTATCAGAGACTGCATTCTTTCGACCCAGAAAAGAAAAAGGAGAATATGATCTGAGATGGTTTACTCCCGGTGTAGAAGTCGATCTTTGCGGTCATGCAACTTTAGCTACTGCATTTGCGATCTACGAAGTGTTGGAAAATAAATCGGATGTTTCTTCTTTAAAATTCCATACTAAGAGCGGGCTCTTGGAAGTGTTTCGGGAGAATGGAAAATACTATTTGGATTTTCCTGCGAGGCCTCCTGTAAAGACCGAATATTCTCCGAATGATGTGGCTTCTTGTTTTAATATAAAAGCAAAAGAGATTTTAAAAGCTCGAGATATCCTATTCGTTTTTGAAAAAGAATCGGATGTGCGAAATTTAATTCCGAATCATGAAGCTCTGAAAAATCTTCCATTCTTTGCCGCGATTGTGACTGCGCCCGCAGACAGTGGGAAGTCCTACGATTTTGTTTCCAGATTTTTCGCTCCTGCCAAAGGAGTTCCAGAAGATCCAGTGACCGGTTCTTCTCATTGTACATTGATCCCCTATTGGTCGGAAAAATTTGGGAAGAAGGAACTGAATGCCTACCAAGCTTCTGCAAGAGGGGGACATTTGGTTTGCGAGGACAGAGAAGAAAGAGTTCGCATCGGAGGAAACTGCAAACTTTATATGAAGGGAACCTTTTATTTAGAGTAGAAGTTTTACTTGTAAGATTTATTCTTCAGACCTGAATCCAAAATTTGTAATACCTTCTCTGCAGCTTGCAAAGCGTTATTCTTATCAATTTGTAATACAGGATTATTCAGTTGGCATTCGTTGAGCAGAACTGAATAACCATGAACCAAGGACCAGGCAGCGGTTGCTATTTCTCTTGCTTCGAATTTATTGATCTTTTGAGATTCACAAATAAGAACTGTTTCCCAAAGTTTTAAAAAAGAATTTTTACCTGCCTTCGTTAGATCTTCTAAGTCACCCACTGGTCCAAGATCTATATGCCACATTGCTCTATAATAACCAACATTTTCCAAACAAAAAGAAATATAAGCAATGCCAAGTCTTCTCAATCGATCGAATGGATCAGATGGAGAAGAAGCATTCTCCGCTTTAGTAAATTCTTCAGTGATCTTTATAAATCCATCTTTTGAAATTTCTGCGAGAAGGTCCCTATGAGAAGGGAAATGTCTATAAGCAGCGGCATGACTGACTCCTGCTTCTCTTGCGATCTCCCTAATCGTAAACGCTGAATCTTTACTTATTTCTAGACGTTTTAGGGCCAGTGTTTTTAGGGTCTCCGCCAGATTCCCATGGTGATAAGAACCTTCCGGTTTTTTCATTTTTTTCTTTGCGGGCATAAAAAATTTCCTAAAAAATGTTGACGTTGGTAACATTTGGTGTTACCAATAGTAACATTCTCGGACCAATAATAGATTTTTCAAGTAAATCCCGGATCAGATCGGGAAATTAAGAGGTTTTATGACTCCAGAACTAACATTTAAACTGGCCAGCAATTTTGCGATTATAGGCTGGCTATTACTCGCTGGTCTTCCAAATGCCAGAGTAACCAAATTATTGATAAGGAACGGGGTTTGGCCTTTGATCCTTTCCGGATTGTATTTGTTGATACTTGCATTATATGCAAGAGGAGGATTCGATTTCGGATCTCTGGAAGGTGTGACCAAACTTTTCGCTAATCCTTGGGTATTGCTCGCAGGATGGGTTCACTATCTTGCATTCGACTTATTTGTCGGAATTTGGGAAACGAAAGAAGCAGAAGTTTTAGGGATTTCCAGATGGATACTCATCCCTTGTTTGTTTTTCACGTTGATGTTCGGACCAATCGGTTATCTATTATTTCAGATCGTTCGTTGGAGAAAAGGAGGAAGCCATGCAAGCATCTAATATCATATATCCGAATCATTCTCAGTCGGAAGGTTTTTTCTATTCTTTAAGAAAGAATAGAAGCCTAAGTTTTTATACTGGGTTGGTATCTTTACTTTTAATACCAGTCTATCTTCTTCTTTCCCAACTCGATCCAAGGACCGTTATGGGAATCAACACTTGGATCAAACCAATCAAGTTTGCAGTTTCGATTGGGATCTTTCTTTGGACAATGGCCTGGTTTTTGGATCAGCTTAACGATTTTCCTGTTTTTAGAGATAGAATGGAGAAGTATTTCGTGATCGCTCTCTCGGTAGAGTTAATACTGATCACTTTTCAAGCGGGTAGAGGTGTACAATCCCACTTTAATAATTCTACCATTCTAAATTCGGTGATCTATGGGATTATGGGGCTTTTTATTTTTCCTATGATGGTAGTGCCAATCTTAATGGATCGGAAATTTAAACTTTTAAGTTCAAAATTTGATCCTAGGATTTTGATCTCGATTAGATTTTCTCTTTGGATATTAGCGATCGCTTCTATCATTGGGTTTATTATATCTCAAAGGCTCGCTCATGCTGTAGGAGTTCCAGATGGTGGCCCCGGATTGCCTCTTGTAAATTGGAGCAAGAACGGCGGAGATATTCGTATTGCACATTTTGTCGGAATTCATGCTTTGCAAGTTCTACCTTTGTTTGCTTTCTTAGCAATTAAACAAAGTTGGAATTCTTTAAGTGTTAGAATTGTATCTATAGGTTATGCAATCCTAGTAGGAGCAGTTTTTGTAAATGCGATGTTTAGTCGTCCTTTAATCTAAGATACTACGGATCCGAACCTATCGTCTAAAAAGGAAATCATAATGGAATATTTTAAATCAGTATTGATCTTTCTGTTCGCAGGTCTCTGCGAGATAGGCGGTGGGTATCTTGTATGGCTTTGGTACAAAGAATCCAAATCAGTAATCTATCTGATTGCGGGGGGATTGATCTTGGCCTTGTATGGAGTAGTTGCCGCTTTACAATCTTCTTCCTTTGGAAGAGTGTATGCTACCTACGGTGGATTTTTTATCGTAATGTCTTTGCTTTGGGCTTGGAAGATGGATGGATTCCAACCGGATAGATACGATATTATCGGATCCTTGATAGCGCTCTTCGGAGTTGCAGTGATCTATTATACTCCTAGATAAAAGATCTTTAAAATAGAAGAACTAACCTCTTTCTGTTCCGAAATAAAATTTTCCTTGTTTGCGGATCAGGTTCCTTTGGATCAATCCATCGGCAATGATGAGTAGGCCTTGAGCTGCCGCATGTTTCTTTTCGTCCGGAACATCATTTTGTTTGGACATTAATTCGTGAACGAAAGCTCTACGTTTTGCATCCATAACTCCTAACATGGAACCGCAAACTTTTTTATCTCCCACTAAGAATGCAAGAGCCAAGGTTTGAGGAGGAGTTTCATTGCATAAATAAAACAATGCGAGATTATCAAAGAAGGATAATTCTTCGAAGGACTTTAGAGTTAATTCTTCCTTATCTTCTCCGCTCATATTGACTCCTGTTCTTTGATCTTAGAATCCAGATATTCCACTAAGTATTTGGAATTCGGCTCTTCTCCGGTTGCTTGTCGGATCAGTTCCTTTGCTTCCAAACTTCTACCCTTACTGTGAACATGTTTTCTAAGCCAATTAAGGAGAGAAGAAGTTTCTCTGTTTTTCAATTCATCCTTAAACTTGGGATTCTGTTTCAAGAAGGCAGAATAGAGTTGGGCCGCGTAAATATTTCCCAAAGAGTAAGTAGGAAAATAACCGAAGGCTCCTCCGCTCCAATGAACATCCTGTAAAAAACCTTTAGAGTCGTCCGGAACAACCACACCTAATAAAGATTTCATTCCATCTTTCCATGCGCCTGAAAGATCTTTTAATAAAAGTTCCTTTTTGAAGATCGCTCTTTCGATCTGGAATCTTAGGATCACATGTAGATTATAAGTGATCTGGTCTGCTTCTACTCGGATCAAAGATGGATTGGATTTATTCACAAAAGAATAAAGTTTAGAAAAAGGAAGAGAAGATTCTGAAATACCTAAGTTCTTCAGAAATAATGGATAGATCCCTTCCCAAAATTCTTTGGATCTTCCCACCTGATTTTCCCAAAGGCGGCTCTGGGATTCGTGAACACCTAAAGAAACAGAATCTTTTAAAGGAGAGGGACCTCCTACAATCAAAGAGATCCCCGCTTCATACAAAGCGTGACCAGTTTCATGCAAAACCGAATACACGGAAGAAAGAGGGTCGGATTTTTCATAACGAGTGGTGATCCTTTTGTCAAAAGAACCTAAAGAAGTGGAGAACGGATGAGCACTTGAATCTAAACGAAATCCAGACTCAGGCAAACCTAAAAGAACAGGAAGACTTGTATTAAAAGGAATTTGTGACTCGATCGGAAAACTTCCCTGAAAAGGAAAGCTTGCATCTTTTGCCTTTGCAATCAAAGGTACTAAAGATTTTCTAAGATCTGCAAATAGAATTTCTAAATCTGCTGCTTTTGCTTCCGGTTCATATTCATCTAAAAGAGCGTCATACGCTTCCGTAGAATAACCGAAATAGTCGGCCTTTTGAAAAACTAGATCTACTATCTTTTGCAAAACAGGAAAGAAAGAAGAAGCATCATTCTTCTTTCTTGCATCTACCCAAATAGAATGAGCCTGGCTTGTGACTTTGGAAAATTCTTCCACCCAAGAGATGGGTAAACAAGAAGAACGATCCAGATCTTTGAATAATAAATATAGCTCTCTTTCTCTAAGTGATTTGCCTGGAAGATCGTTGCGGGAATTTTCTTCCCTGGCTTTCTCCGCTAAACTACGAAATGAATCACCGATAAAAGATTTATGAGCCAACCCGGAAAGAAAACTAAGTTGGTCACCTCTTTCAGCTAAACCATCACTTGGGATGCCGATTTCCATATCCCAATGCAATACACTTCCAATGTTTCTAAGATGATAAATATTACGAAATTCATCCCGATAGGCTTTGAACGCCGGAAGGATATTTTCCCAATTTTGAAGCTCGGATTCCCACATACTTAAAAAACATTCTTTTCGATTGACATCTCGCCCACCAACCAAAAACTGACTTTTGTCTATCGCGGGCATGGTGTAATGGCTAGCACCGTAGCCTTCCAAGCTTCTAGTGAGGGTTCGAGTCCCTCTGCCCGCAAAAATTTCCCTTTTCAATCAAAACAAAATTGCGTAGAGGTCGAGTCAACCTTTCACCTCACCCAAAGATCGTATCTAAATACATCATAAACACAAACCCAAAGATTAGCGTCAAAGCAGA
This window of the Leptospira andrefontaineae genome carries:
- a CDS encoding PhzF family phenazine biosynthesis protein encodes the protein MKTEYTIFQIDAFTDSLFKGNPAAVVPWEGEWLPDLKLIELASENNLSETAFFRPRKEKGEYDLRWFTPGVEVDLCGHATLATAFAIYEVLENKSDVSSLKFHTKSGLLEVFRENGKYYLDFPARPPVKTEYSPNDVASCFNIKAKEILKARDILFVFEKESDVRNLIPNHEALKNLPFFAAIVTAPADSGKSYDFVSRFFAPAKGVPEDPVTGSSHCTLIPYWSEKFGKKELNAYQASARGGHLVCEDREERVRIGGNCKLYMKGTFYLE
- a CDS encoding TetR/AcrR family transcriptional regulator, whose amino-acid sequence is MPAKKKMKKPEGSYHHGNLAETLKTLALKRLEISKDSAFTIREIAREAGVSHAAAYRHFPSHRDLLAEISKDGFIKITEEFTKAENASSPSDPFDRLRRLGIAYISFCLENVGYYRAMWHIDLGPVGDLEDLTKAGKNSFLKLWETVLICESQKINKFEAREIATAAWSLVHGYSVLLNECQLNNPVLQIDKNNALQAAEKVLQILDSGLKNKSYK
- a CDS encoding ABA4-like family protein, producing MTPELTFKLASNFAIIGWLLLAGLPNARVTKLLIRNGVWPLILSGLYLLILALYARGGFDFGSLEGVTKLFANPWVLLAGWVHYLAFDLFVGIWETKEAEVLGISRWILIPCLFFTLMFGPIGYLLFQIVRWRKGGSHASI
- a CDS encoding YnfA family protein, which translates into the protein MEYFKSVLIFLFAGLCEIGGGYLVWLWYKESKSVIYLIAGGLILALYGVVAALQSSSFGRVYATYGGFFIVMSLLWAWKMDGFQPDRYDIIGSLIALFGVAVIYYTPR
- a CDS encoding carboxypeptidase M32, producing MWESELQNWENILPAFKAYRDEFRNIYHLRNIGSVLHWDMEIGIPSDGLAERGDQLSFLSGLAHKSFIGDSFRSLAEKAREENSRNDLPGKSLRERELYLLFKDLDRSSCLPISWVEEFSKVTSQAHSIWVDARKKNDASSFFPVLQKIVDLVFQKADYFGYSTEAYDALLDEYEPEAKAADLEILFADLRKSLVPLIAKAKDASFPFQGSFPIESQIPFNTSLPVLLGLPESGFRLDSSAHPFSTSLGSFDKRITTRYEKSDPLSSVYSVLHETGHALYEAGISLIVGGPSPLKDSVSLGVHESQSRLWENQVGRSKEFWEGIYPLFLKNLGISESSLPFSKLYSFVNKSNPSLIRVEADQITYNLHVILRFQIERAIFKKELLLKDLSGAWKDGMKSLLGVVVPDDSKGFLQDVHWSGGAFGYFPTYSLGNIYAAQLYSAFLKQNPKFKDELKNRETSSLLNWLRKHVHSKGRSLEAKELIRQATGEEPNSKYLVEYLDSKIKEQESI